A genomic segment from Nymphalis io chromosome 15, ilAglIoxx1.1, whole genome shotgun sequence encodes:
- the LOC126773677 gene encoding glutathione S-transferase theta-1: protein MSIKLYYDLMSQPSRALYILLKTAKCNFEPKLIDLRRGEHYSEEYTAINRFQRVPLINHDGFILSESVAIIKYLARENLIPESLYPKDSKSQARVDKFLEWQHIGLRLHCAMYFRAKYMDPILFGKQPDAKTIEGYTRRMESALETFDTHWLNNGTEFVAGNTITVADLLAACELEQPRMAGYNPADNFDGISKWWKKVRDHFNPHYDEAHVILNKIVSKQTKSAAKL, encoded by the exons atgtcaattaaattatactatgaTTTGATGTCTCAACCATCAAGAGCGTtgtatatattgcttaaaacaGCAAAGTGCAATTTTGAaccaaaattaattgatttgcgTCGAG gagAACATTATTCAGAAGAATATACAGCAATTAATAGATTTCAGCGAGTACCTTTAATTAATCATGATGGGTTTATATTGAGTGAAAG tgtggcaattataaaatatttagctcGAGAAAATTTGATACCAGAGAGCTTGTACCCAAAAGACTCTAAATCACAAGCTCGTGTTGACAAGTTCTTGGAGTGGCAACACATTGGATTGAGACTACACTGCGCTATGTATTTTAGAGCAAag tatatggATCCAATTTTGTTTGGTAAACAACCTGATGCAAAAACAATTGAGGGTTACACTAGAAGAATGGAGTCAGCATTGGAAACTTTTGACACACATTGGCTGAATAATGGCACAGAATTTGTAGCTGGCAACACTATCACTGTGGCAGATCTTCTGGCGGCTTGTGAATTAGAGCAACCga GAATGGCTGGCTACAATCCGGCGGATAATTTTGATGGTATTTCAAAATGGTGGAAGAAGGTCCGAGATCATTTCAATCCTCACTACGACGAAGcgcatgttattttaaataaaattgtcagtAAACAAACCAAATCAGCCGCTaagttataa